From Candidatus Methylomirabilota bacterium:
GACGCGCGTCGACGGGCCGGCGGCGGCAGTGGGGTACTACGGAGGCGCCGTCGCCGACTTCGCCTCCGAGCGGCCGCGCTGCCCGGTGCTGCTCCACTTCGGCGAGACCGACCAGTCGATCCCCCACGAGCACTGGGACCGCATCCGGACCGCCCAGCCGACGGTCCCGATGCACATCTACCCCGCCGGGCACGGCTTCAACTGCGACGAGCGGGCGAGCTACCACGAGCCCAGCGCCCGGCTGGCGCGCGAGCGCACGGTGGACTTCCTGCGCAAGCACCTGGGGTAGCTTACGTCGGAGGGGGCGACTCCACAGGCGCGCCCACAGGGCGCGACGGCCCCCTCCGAGATCCATAGTCAGAGGGGGCCTCACGGCCCCCTCTGAACCTCCCCAGTGTGATTGCGCGGGCGAAGCCCGCGCTCGAACGCCGGCGGAGCAGGCGCTCGAAAGGGCGGGCAGTGGCCACCGACAGGCCCCGAAGGGCAGCGAGTCAGGGCTCGGCGCCGACGAGGGGCGGCAGCAGCGCGCTGATCGAGCCACGGAGCACGGCGTCGGCGAGCTGATCCATCTCGGTGGGCTCGGCGTTCACGATCACCACGCGCGCCCCCGCCTCCTTGGCCAGGGGCACGACGCCGGCGATTGGCCAGACCGAGAGCTTGGTGCCGACCGCCAGCAGGAGGTCGCACTGCCGGGCGGCGGCCTCGGCGCGGGCCAGGTCCTCCGGCACCAGCGGCTGACCGAACGAGATCGTTGCCGTCTTGAGGATGCCGCCGCACGTCCGGCACGGCGGGTCCTCTTCGCCGGCGCGGACGCGCTCGAGCACCCGTTCCGTGGGCGCCCGCTCGGCGCAGGCCAGGCACGTCACCTCGCGCATCGTGCCGTGGATCTCGATCACGCGCGGGGGCGACGAGCCGGCCATCTGGTGCAGCCCGTCCACGTTTTGGGTGATCAGCGCATCGAGCTGGCCGCGGCGCTCGAGGACGACGAGGGCGCGGTGGCCGGCGTTGGGCCGGGCTCGCCAGGCGGGCGACTGGAGCCGGTTACGCCAGGCGCGCCGGCGCACCTCCGGATCGGCCAGGTAGTGCTGGAGCGTCGCCATCTTCTCGGCGCCGGGGTTCCTGGTCCACGCGCCTTGCGGCCCCCGGAAGTCCGGAATGCCCGAGTCGGTGGAGATCCCGGCGCCCGTCAGCGCCACGACGCGTCGAGCGACCTCGATCCACGATCGGACCGTCGCGTCCGTCGACACCATCGTGCGGCGAGTCTAGCCCAGACCAATCCCCTCACGTATAGTACGAATGTCTGGGGCGACCGCCGGCTCATTGGGGAACCGCGATCCACCAGCCCGTGTCTCGGCTGCTCTTCCGCATTCTGAGACGCGCGCACCAGGCGGAAGCAGCCGGAGGCGCCAGGCCGATGGGCCCCGTCATCGAGAACGGCTCGACCGTTCGGCTCGAGTACACGCTGAAGGACGAAGCAGGACAGGAGCCGATCACGTATACGCACGGCGACAACCAGATCCTCCCCGCGCTGGAGGAGGCGCTCGGCGGCCCTCCGGGCCGGCGACGGCAAGCAGGTCACGGTCCCTCCGGAGGAGGGCTACGGGTCGGTCGATCCCACTGCGGTGGTCGCAGTTCCCAGGGGCACGGTCCCGCCCGACGCGCTCAGCCCCGGCATCCGCTGGCCGGCAAGACGCTCCACTTCGACGTGCAGATCCTGGAGGTGACGCCCCCCGCTCCGTGAGCGCCCCCGACCCCATCGCCGAAATCGCCGGCGAGCGGGAGCGCGCCCGCGCGGCGGGCGATCCGCTCGTCGATGTCTGCATCCTCGCCACCTCTGATGGGTCGGGCGCGCCCGGCGCCCGCGCGCTGGTCCTCCGCGACGTCGGACCCAAGGGTCTCGGGCTGCTGGTGAGCGCCACGAGCCCGAAGTGGCGTCCCCTGCAGACCGGCCGTTACGAGTGCCTGTTGCTCTGGACCAGCATCCGCCGTCAGTACCGCGCGCGGGGCGCGCTGGCGCCGATGCCCGAGCCGCTGGTCGAGCGGTACTGGGGGCAGAAGGTCCACGAGTCGCGCCTGCTCGATCTCTACTACGGCACGGTCCATCCCCAGAGCAGCGTCGTGGCCTCGCCCGAGGAGTTCCGTCGCGGGATCGAGGCGCTCCGCCGGCAGTACCCGACGCCCGAGTCCGTGCCCCGGCCCGAGGTGTTCCGCGGCGTCTATCTCGTGCCCCACCGCATCGAAGCCTGGCACGGCTCCCCCGACCGCCTGCACGATCGGCACCTCTACACGCGCAGCGGCCGCGGCTGGCGCGAGCAGTTCCTGGTGCCCTAGCGCCGCGGACAGCTTCTGCGCGCGCTACGACGCGATCTTCGAGGCGTCAGACCGGGCGATCGTCGTAGAGCTTGAAGATTCCGCTGGTGTCCACCTCGCCGTGGCCGCGCGCGACGAGGAGCCCGTAGAGGGTCTGCGCCTGGGTCGTCATGGGCGTGAACCCGAGATCCCGCGTGTCCATCTCTGCCCCCCGCGCTCGCCTGGTAGGGGGAGTGTAAGCGAAAGTGCCGGCCGCGTCGGGTTATGCTACGGCGCTGGAGGGCGCGGTGAGAGAGGTCGAGATCGAGCCCACGTTCGAGGCCTGGCAGGGGGCGGCCCGCGCGCTGCTGCGCGAGGGCGTGCCGCCGGCCGAGGTGGAATGGCGTGAGGCCGCCCCGGGTCTGGTGTCAGGGACGGGGCCCGGCGCGTTCTCGCCCGCGGTCGCCCGTGTTCCCCGCCAGTTCCTCGACCTGGCGCGCCAGGTCGCCGGCCACCGCGATCCCGCTCGGTGGCGTCTGCTCTACGAGATCCTCTGGCGCCTGGTCCACGAGAACCGCGATCTCCTGAAGAGCGGGAGCGATGGCCAGGTCCGGCGGCTCTTCGCCCTGGCCGGTCAGGCGCGCCGCGCGGCGTATCGCGAGGAGCTCGAGGAGATGCAGCGTGTCGAGGAGGCCGGCCCCGGCGCGGCGCCCTTCGTGCCCGCCAGCGCGAGTCTCGCCGAGGTCGGCCAAGCCGCCACGCGTTGCACCGGGTGCGACTTGTACCGCCTCGCCACCCAGACGGTCTTCGGCCGGGGCCCCGCCGACGCCCGCATCGCGCTGGTGGGCGAGCAACCCGGCGACCAGGAAGATCTCCAGGGCGCGCCGTTCGTGGGTCCGGCCGGCGAGGTGCTCGACCGCGCGCTCGAGGAGGTCGGCCTTCCGCGCGAGCGGCTCTACGTAACCAACGCGGTGAAGCACTTCAAGTTCGTCCAACGGGGCAAGCGCCGCATCCATCAGACGCCGCGTCTGTCCGAGATCGCCGCCTGCCGGCCCTGGCTCGAGGCCGAGCTGGGAGTCATCAAGCCCGAGATCGTGGTCGGCCTGGGCGCCACCGCCGCTCGCGCGCTCCTCGGGCCCGACTTCCGGCTGATGAAGGAGCACGGGCGCTTCACCGCCACCCGCTGGGCGCCGAAGACGATGGCCACGCTGCATCCCTCCGCCGTGCTCAGAGGCGAAGACGAGGCGGCGCAGGCACAGCTCTACCGGATGCTGGTGGAGGACCTCAGGCTCGTCGCCCAGGCGGCGTAGGCCGGGGCGCCGCCAGCTCCCAGAAAAAAGTCCTGAAGCGCGCCGCGCGGCAGATTAGGATTTGAGCGTCCGGAGGTCAGCAGACTTCGAGGAGGGCACATCATGGCGTCGGGCATCACCGGCAAGCTCCTGCACGTCGACCTCACCACGCGGCAGACCCGGGTCGAGGAGATCCCGGAGACGGTCATGCGCAAGTACCTGGGCGGTGGCGCGCTGGCCGCCTGGCTCCTGCTGCGCGAGATGCGGCCCGGCGTCGACCCGCTGGGGCCCGACAACGTCCTGGTCTTCACGACCAGCGTCATCAACGGGCTCTCGCTCTCCGGCACCAACCGCTACACGGCGGCGGCGAAATCGCCGCTGACCGGCGGGTACGGCGAATCCGAGGCCGGCGGCTGGTGGGGCCCGGAGCTGCGGGCGGCCGGCTGGGACGGCGTCGTCATCCGCGGGCGGGCGGAGGAGCCCGTCTATCTCTGGATCAAGGACGGGCAGGTCGAGTTCCGGGACGCGCGGCCCTACTGGGGCAAGCTCTCCGGCGAGGTGCAGGACGGCCTCGAGCTGGAGCTGGGCGACAAGCGCATCCGCGTGCTCCAGACCGGGATCGCCGGCGAGCGGGGCGTGCGCTTCGCCGCCATCGTGAACCAGCTCAAGCACTTCCACGGCCGGGGCGGTCTGGGGGCCGTGATGGGCGCCAAGAACCTCAAGGCCGTGGTGGTCCGCGGCTCGAAGCCACCGATCGCGACGGACAAGGAGAAGGCCAAGGGCCAGCTCGTGTGGTTCAAGGAGCACTACGATCGTGCCAAGGACCGCTTTCACCAGCTCGGGTCGTCCAGCGCCGTGATGGCCCTGGAGGCCTCCGGCATCCTGCCGACCCGCAACTTCCGCGACGGCTCCTTCGAGCACGCCCGCGCGATCAGCGGCCAGACGATGCGCGATACCATCCTGGTCAACCGCGGCACCTGCTACGCCTGCGCCGTCGCCTGCAAGCGCGAGGTGGAGGTCAAAGACCTGGGGGTGACGCCGAAGTACGGGGGTCCGGAGTACGAGACGCTCGCCGCCTCCGGCTCGCTCTGCGGCGTGAGCGACCTCAACGCGCTGGCCCTCGTCAACCAGCTCTACGCCCAGTACGTGCTCGACTCGATCTCCACCGGCGCCGTCATCGCCTTTGCCATGGAGTGCTACGAGCACGGCATCATCACCAAGGAGATGACGGGCGGAATCGAGCTCACCTGGGGCAACGCCGACGCCGTCGTCCAGATCGTGCACCTGATCGGCAAGCGGGAGGGCATCGGCCGGCTGCTGGGCGAGGGCGTCAAGCGCGCGGCCGCCGAGCTCGGCTCCGGGGCCCAGCGGTTCGCGCTCCACGTCAAGGGGCAGGAGCTGCCCATGCACGATCCGCGGGGCAAGAAGGGGCTCTCGCTGGCCTACGCGCTCTCCCCGACCGGCGCGGACCACATGGAGGCGCCGCACGATCCGCTCTACGCCGGGTTCCACGCCCAGGGCCACCCGATGGGGGTGCTGGGGCTCATCGAGCCGCTCGACCCGCTCGTCCTCGACGCCAAGAAGGTGCGGGCCTTCTTCGAGACCCAGAAGGTCTGGTCGAGCTACAACTCCGTCGGTATGTGCGACTTCGTCGGCACGCCCCTCAACGGCCTCGAGCTGGAGCCGATGGTCAGCTACATCAACGCGGTGACCGGCTGGAACATGAGTCTCTACGAGCTCATGAAGGTCGGCGAGCGCAACAACACGCTGGCGCGCCTGTTCAACGACCGCGAGGGCTTCACGCCCGACGACGACGTCCTGCCCCAGCGGATGCACGAGGGCATCGGCAACGGCCCGCTCCAGGGCCAGTCGATCGACCGCGACGAGTTCCTCTCGGCCCGCCGGACCTACTACGCGATGGCCGGCTGGGACCCGGAGACGGGCCGGCCGACGGCCGCCAAGCTGGCGGAGCTGGGGCTGGAGGACGCGGTCAAGAGCTGACGCGACCACCGGATCAGACGGCGGGCCGGTCCACCTCCTCGAGGAAGTCGAGGTCCGGCTGATCGGCGCCGCCGGCCCGCTTCATGGTCTGGCGCAGGTCGGCTGACATAGTAGAATCCGCCGCAGTGTCGAAAAGGGGGAACCGTATGCAGCAGCGGACGCTGGGAAAGAGCAGGCTGGAGGTATCGGCCATCGGGCTCGGCCTGATGTCGATGTCAGGCGTGTACGGCAAGGGCGACGACGCGGAATCCATCGCCGTCATCCACCACGCCCTGGATCGGGACATCAACTTCCTCGACTCCTCCGATATGTATGGCTGGGGCCAGAACGAGGAGCTGCTGGGGCGGGCGATCCGGGGCCGGCGCGACCAGGTGGTGCTGGTCACCAAGTTCGGTCAGGTGAAGAACCCCGCCGGGGGCGGCAACCTCGTCAACGGGCGGCCCGAGTACGTCGAGCAGGCCTGCGATGCGAGTTTGAAGCGGCTCGGCGTGGAGGTGATCGACGTCTATTTCCAGCACCGCGTGGACCGGAGCGTGCCCATCGAAGACACGGTGGGCGGGATGGCGCGGCTGATCGAGCGGGGCAAGGTGCGTTACCTCGGGCTTTGCGAGGCGAAGCCGGAGACCATCCGTCGAGCCCACGCCGTTCACCCCCTGGCCGCGGTCCAGAGCGAGTACTCGCTCCTCTATCGCACCCAGGCCGAGGAGACGCTGGCGACCTGCCGCGAGCTCGGCATCGGTTTCGTCGCCTACTCGCCGCTCGGACGCGGATTCCTCACGGGGCAGATTCAGAACCCCAGCGACCTGCCGGAAGGTGACCGGCGCCGCGAGCACCCCCGCTTTCAGGACACGAACTTCTTCCACAACCTGGAGCTGGTGCACCGCCTCGAGCAGATCGCCAAGGACAAGGGGTGCACGCCGGCGCAGCTCGTGCTGGCATGGCTCCTGGCCCAGGGCCGGGACATCGTTCCCATCCCCGGCACCAAGCGAAAGAGCCGCGTGGACGAAAACCTCGGCGCGCTGGACGTGCGGCTGGACGCGCGCGACGTCGAGCGGATCTCGGCCGCCGTTCCCCCCGGCGCCGCCTCCGGCACGCGCTACCCCGAGCCCCAGATGAAGGGGATCTACCTCTGAGCCCGATGAGGAGGAAACCACGATGAACGCCCAGCGGTGCGTCGCCCTCGCCCTGGTCCTCGCGGTCCTCACGCTCGCCTCGATGGCGGACGCCCAGATCGCGGTCTCGGCCAACGACAACAAGGTCGTCAACGTCAACGGCACCAACAAGGTCGTGCCGAATCCGCCGCCCGACACGGTGGCCATCATCGACCTCAAGGCCAGCCCGCCGCGGGTCGTCGCCGAGGTCCAGGCGCCAGCCAGTGTGGTGGGGCCGCCGGTCAGCGTGGCCATCACGCCCGATGAGGGCCTGGCTCTGGTGACGTCGGCCTCGAAAGTCGACCCCGCGGATCCCACCAAGCAGGCGCCCGACAACCGCCTGTCGGTCATCGACCTCAAGGCTTCGCCGCCCCGGGTCATCGCCACCCTGGAGGCCGGCAAGGCCGCGGCTGGCCTCAGCATCAACCGCCAGGGCACGCTGGCGCTGGTGGCCAACCGGGCTGAGGGGACGGTATCGGTCTTCATCATCCAGGGTAAGACGGTGACCCCGGCCGGCAAGATCGAGATCGGCGACGCGAAGGCCGGCGTGAGCCACGTGACCATCTCGCCCGATGGCAAGCTGGCGCTGGTGAGCCGCGACGGTGACGACAAGATCTCCGTGCTGTCGATCGACGGCACCAAGGTCGAGTACACCAAGCGCGACATGCACGCCGGCATCCGGCCCTACGGCATCGACATCGCCTCCAACGGCGCCTTCGCCGCGGTGGCCAACATCGGCCGGGGCGGCGGTGACGCGGACACCATCAGCCTGATCGACCTCCGGGCCAAGCCGCCGCGGGTGGTGGAGACGGTGACGGTGGGCCAGACGCCCGAGGGCATCAAGGTCTCGCCCGACAGTTCCGTCGTCGCCGTGGTGGTCATGAACGGCAGCAACAAGGCCAAGGAGTCGCCGTTCTACAACGACAACGGCAAGCTGGTGCTCCTCCGCGTGAGCGGCACCTCGCTCAGCAAGGTCGCCGAGGCGCCCATCGGCCACTGGTCGCAGGGCGCCGCCTTCTCTCCCGACGGCCGCACGATCCTGGTCGGCAACATGGTGGAGAAGGAGGTCTGGGTCTTCGACTGGAACGGCAGCGCCCTGCGCCAGACGGCGCGCATCAAGGTGAACGGCGGCCCGGCGGCCATCCGGACCGCGGAGAAGTAGCGCCGATCTCCTAGCGACCCGCGCCGGACGCCGCGGGGAGCGCGCTGGCCGCCAGCGGCCGCTCCGTCTGGGGCTCGCTGAGCGCCACGGTGACCCGTAGCGCGCGCAGGCCGTGGACGCCCTGGAGCTCCTCGAGCTCCAGGTCCTCCACCTCGCCGCTCAGGTAGCCAAGGTGCTGGAGGTACTCGATGTAGCCCCGATACTCGAGCGCCTCCCCGGGCTGAGCGTAGACGATCGCGATCTGGCCGGGCTGGGTCACGCGCTCGGTCGCGCCCTTGACCACCGCCTTGTCGATCCGCTTCTTGACGATCTCGTAACGGATGTCGTAGGCGCCGTCCACGTCAAAGCGCTTCTCGTCGAAACGGAACCGGATCGAGAGGGGGGCGTGCTGGACGAGGATCAGGTGCGTCGTCTGCAGCGGCACCGGCAGGCTCTTCGTGAGCTGGTCCGCCCGCGCGGCGATCCCGCACACGACCATGAGCTGCCAGAGCCGGAGATTCTTCAGATACAAGGGATCGAACCGGCCGTCCTCCACCAGCGCGGCGCCGACGTAGATCTGGTGATCGACCCCGTCCGTCTTCTGCTTCTCGAAGTAGTGCGGGAACATCCCCTGGGCGGCCTGTTCCTCCAGGTCCAGGTATGACGAGATCGTCTCGGCGACGCGGGTGACGCTCTCCTCGAACACGCGACGCTGGCGATAGACGGTCCGCAGCCGCGGGTCGAGGGCCACCCGGTAGGCCTCGATCCGGGCCCGCACGCCGGGCCCGAACTCCTGGAGGCGATCGAACAGGCGCTCGACATCCGATCTCAGGAACGAGATGACGCCCACCTCGCCGCCCGACGCGAGGCCGGTTTCGATCTGGACGACGTGTGTGTCGATCCGGTAGAGGAGCTCGTCCAGCACGGGCAGCCGCCGGGCCTGGTGCGCCGCCTGGACCACGTCCTTGGCCAGCTGGAGCTGAGCCAGGAGGTCGTGTCGGATGGCCAGGGCCCGCTGGGTCGAGGAGCCGCGGATGTCCGAGAGCGCGTAGAGCGGGTACACGTTCTCGAAGACGATCGGCTCCAGCTCGAAGCCGGCACCGTCCCCGTGGTGCTCGAGGCCGTCGAGCACGGCCTTGCGGAAGCGCCACTCCACCACCGGGTGGATCGCCGTGAACTTCTCCTTGATCTGGGTCTGGATGCGGGCGTTCAGCTCCTCCATGCTCCGCTGCACCGCCATCGAGAAGAGCGGCAGCACGTCGTGCAGCTTCGGCAGCAGCGTGGCGTCGAGGTCGCGGGGATGCGGGGAGGCCAGACCGAAGGTGCCGATGACCCGGTCCTGATAGCGGAGCGGCGCGACGATCATGCTGCGGGCGCCGCTCTGGACGAGCTGGTCCTCGATGGGCGTCCGATCGGACAGCGCGGCGAGGTCGGCCACGATCAGGGGCTCGCCCTGGAGAACTGCGCGCTGGTAGATGGAGCCGGCGAACTCCGACATATTGTGATGGATGGAATCGGCGAAGATGCAGGCGTGCTCGTGACGGACGCCGCTGTTGAGGATGAGCACGCGCTCGCCGTCGAGCGCGGCCAGCCCGAAGCGAAGATCGGGACGACGGAAGAGCGTCTGCATCTTCGCCTGCAGCCCGAGGAACTTGGCGTCGGAGACGATCGAATCGCGATCGATGAGGTCGTGCTTGAGCGCCGAGAGCACCTCCTGATCGGTGACCTCCAGGGCCCGGAAGATCGTCACGCCGCGGAACAGGAAGCGGTCGGCGGGCAGCGCCTCGCCGAGCAGCTCGGCATCAAGGATATTGGCGTGCAGGCGCTGCAGGCACCGCTCACTCAGCGCGGGGACGGTTCCGACCGACTCCACGTCCACGAACTGCCAGTCGAACAGCATCCGAAAGTGGCGCTCGAGCCGGGTCTCCGGGTCGGCGACCGTGATGATGAGCGGGTAGTCGACGTCGATATCGATCCCGTAGACGCGGCGCAGGATCAGCGCATGGGCGTAGGCCCGGCGCATGGCGCCCACCATGTGCTCCTCGAGGTTCACGCGTCCCTGGAGCGCGCCGTCCTCGGACATGAACAGCTGCTTGAGGGGCGGCGTCGCGTAGAAGCCGCGCAGCTGGAAGGGGATCATGGCGGCCCCGTACTCCTGCTTCCAGAACGCCGGCGGAAAGACGGCAGCCATGAGGACGTCCACGAGGTCCCGATGGCGCTCGAAGAAGGAGGCGTCCTCGATCGTGCGAAGCAGCTCGGGGGCCTTTTGAACCTCGTCGGCGACGATCCGCGCGATCGTCCCTCTGGTCGATCGGTCGTCGCCGGAGGGCTTCGTCCAGAAGGCGACCAGCGGCGCCAGGCTCAGCTCGCACCGGAACGGGAAGCTCTTGGCGTCTGCGCCGAGGGCCGACTGGAGATCGGCCGCGCCGGGGGAGAGGCCGTCGCCGATGCTCTTCATGCCGCCGTCATTGTAGCAGGCTGGGCCAGCCCGCTCACTCGCCCCTGGCGTGTCATCACGTCAACACGCGTCTGCCGGCGCGACCCGAAACCGTCAGAGCCCCGGCGTCCGCGCCGGCGTAACTGCGCGAGAAACTTCGGCAGCGCGCGGGCGCGCAGTTGGCATTCGCGCTGCAGCGCGTAGGGCTGATGCGCTCCGCCCGCTACCACTTCTCGGGGATCGCTGGCGCCGGTATGCATCCTCTGGCCCTTTTGATGCGCGCCCGCGGTCACGAGGTCCAGGGCTCCGACCGCTCCTTCGACCAGGGCAAGAACGAGCACATCGCCGCCGGGCTGCGCCGGCTCGGCATCGTGCTGAAGCCCCAGGACGGCCGGGCCGTGACGCGGGGGATCGACCGCGTCGTCTTTTCGGCCGCCGTCGAGGCGGACACGCCCGAGATGCGCGCCGCGCGCGAGCTGGGCATCGCGCTGGTGCCCCGGCCGGCGCTGCTGGCCGAGGTCGTCAATGCCGGCCACCCCGGGATCGCCATCGCCGGCACCAGCGGCAAGAGCACCATCACCGGCATGGTGGCGTGGATCACGCGCCAGGCGGCGGTGCCGGCGACGGTGCTGGGAGGCGCCGCCCTGGTCGGCGATGGAAGCGGCGGATGCTTTCTGGCCGGCCCACCGGACGGGCCAGTGGTGGTCGAGGCCTGCGAGTCCGACGGGACGCTGGCCGGCTACCGCCCGATGGTCGGCCTCATTCACAACATCAGCCGCGACCACGACGAGCTGGACGCGCTCCGCGCCCAGTTTGCGGCCTTCGCCGGCAACTGTACGAAGCTGCTGGTCAACGCCGCCTGCGCGGAGGCCGCCCCCCTCGGCCGTGTCCGCGGCGCGCTCACCTACGGGGCCGCGCCGGACGCCGACGCGCCCCTGCGCGTCGGCGGCGCCGGCCCCCACCGGGCGAGCGGCGTCCTGGGGCTCAGGAGCACGGAGATCAAGCTCGAGCTTCCCCAACCGGGAGTGCACAATCTCGAGAACGCGGCCGCAGCCGCTCTGGTGGCGGTCGAGCTCGGCATCGCGCCGGCCACGGTGGAGGGGGTGCTGCCCCGCTTTCCCGGCGTCGCGCGGCGCTTCGAGGTCATCGGCACGACCGCCGCCGGCATCCGGGTCGTGGACGACTACGCGCACAACGGCCAGAAGATCCGCGCCGCCATGACCACCGCGCAGGCGGGCTGCGATCGGTTGATCGCGGTGTTCCAGCCTCACGGGTTCGGTCCCGCCAGGTTTCTCCGCCCGGAGCTCGGCGAGTTGCTGCCGCGGCTGCTCCGATCACAGGATCGCTTCTGTTACCTCGAGATCTTCTACGCCGGCGGGAACGTCACCAGGGACATCTCGAGTCGGATGCTGACCGAGGATCTGCCGCCGCGCCCGGGCTGCGGCTACGCCGTCGATCACGCCGCGGCGCTCCGCTGGATCCAGAGCGAGGCGCGACCGGGCGACACCGTGCTCATCATGGGCGCCCGCGACCCGGCCTTACCGCGCCTGGCGAGAGCGGTGTTCGGGGCGCTCCAGACCGACCGAAGCCCCGGGTCGGACCTGAGCTTCACCCGGCGGGCGAGCTAGCCCCGTCCCTGCCTCCCTGTCATCACACTGACATAAAGTCCTGTAATTTCTACACTGCACTCGTGGAGCTGTCGTGCAAGTTACAGGAATCATTGAAAAGTAAAGTTGGTAGTGCAAATGCACTACCAAAGCACAGGGCAAGGAGGACCTTTGGGTTTCTCGCTGGACCAGAAGGGTGAGGCCGAAGGCGGATGCCGAGTGGCGGCCTTCCTCAAGAAGTATCCCGGCATCCCTTTCTGCGACGCTTGCCTGGCCGAGGAGACCGGAATGTCACCGGCCGCGGTGACACCCGCCGCGCGCCGGCTCAAGGAACGCGGCCAGGCCGCGCGGAGCCACTGGTGGTGCGGGGGTTGTCTGAAACGAACGACGGTCACGGAAACTCCTGACGTCGAAAACTTCCTCGAGCGTTTGGGATGAGTGACGACACGGAAATGGGTCGATTGCAGGGTGTGCGCATCCTCGTCGTGGAGGACGCGCCTCATGTTCGCGACGCCTTTTCGCTCCTGCTCAAGTCCGAGGGAGCGGCGGTGCTCGCGACCGGGAGCGGGTGCGAGGCGATCGAGATGGCCAAAGAAGGGCGCCTCGACGTGTTGCTCACCGATCTCGAGCTCCCGGACGTCCCGGGTGATTTCCTCATCCGTCAGGTGCTCGACCAGGCAGGCCTCCGCCCGCGGGTGGTCGTCGTCACCGCCGCCGACGAGTCGGTGGTGAAATACGCCACCCAGGCAGGAGCCGATACGGTCCTGCTCAAGCCGATCACGTGGGAGCGTCTCCTCGAAAATCTCGCGCCCCACCACAGCCACACTCTCGCCGCGTAGCGATCGGTAGCGCCTCGCCCGTTCCCGGCCTCCATCTCCGTCGGGCCCTCGATCCAGTTTCCCCTTCGTTGACAAGCGTGGTGTTTCCTCGGATAACTAGACCCCCCGGACGGGCATCGGTCGGGTGGTGCCACTCGTCCCTTCGGTGCAGGCGCCGCAACGGCGGAGGAGGAGCGCCTCATGAGTGACCATGGGCTGGCCAGACGGACGTTCATTCGAGCGGGACTGGCGGCCGCCTTCACCGGCCCCTGGGTGCTGCGGCACCCGCGCGCCGCCCAGGCGGGCCCCGAGGAGGACGGGATCGTCAAGGCCGCCAAGAAGACGGGGGCGGGCGACCTGAACGGCATGATCTGGTCACTCTACTACCGCAACATGCAGCGTCTCTCGGACGAGTTCCGCGGCCTCACCGGCATCGGCGTCAAGAACATCCAGGACATCAGCATCTTCCAGATCCCCCAGCGCGCGATGGCCGAGGCCTTGTCGCGCTCGCCCGAGTTCGACTTCTTCCACGTGGACTCCAACATGATCCCCTCCCTCGCCTCGGCAGGGCTCCTGGAGCCGCTGGACGAGTACGTCAAGGAGGCGG
This genomic window contains:
- a CDS encoding Sir2 family NAD-dependent protein deacetylase: MVSTDATVRSWIEVARRVVALTGAGISTDSGIPDFRGPQGAWTRNPGAEKMATLQHYLADPEVRRRAWRNRLQSPAWRARPNAGHRALVVLERRGQLDALITQNVDGLHQMAGSSPPRVIEIHGTMREVTCLACAERAPTERVLERVRAGEEDPPCRTCGGILKTATISFGQPLVPEDLARAEAAARQCDLLLAVGTKLSVWPIAGVVPLAKEAGARVVIVNAEPTEMDQLADAVLRGSISALLPPLVGAEP
- a CDS encoding pyridoxine 5'-phosphate oxidase C-terminal domain-containing protein, coding for MSAPDPIAEIAGERERARAAGDPLVDVCILATSDGSGAPGARALVLRDVGPKGLGLLVSATSPKWRPLQTGRYECLLLWTSIRRQYRARGALAPMPEPLVERYWGQKVHESRLLDLYYGTVHPQSSVVASPEEFRRGIEALRRQYPTPESVPRPEVFRGVYLVPHRIEAWHGSPDRLHDRHLYTRSGRGWREQFLVP
- a CDS encoding UdgX family uracil-DNA binding protein (This protein belongs to the uracil DNA glycosylase superfamily, members of which act in excision repair of DNA. However, it belongs more specifically to UdgX branch, whose founding member was found to bind uracil in DNA (where it does not belong), without cleaving it, appears to promote DNA repair by a pathway involving RecA, rather than base excision.), which gives rise to MREVEIEPTFEAWQGAARALLREGVPPAEVEWREAAPGLVSGTGPGAFSPAVARVPRQFLDLARQVAGHRDPARWRLLYEILWRLVHENRDLLKSGSDGQVRRLFALAGQARRAAYREELEEMQRVEEAGPGAAPFVPASASLAEVGQAATRCTGCDLYRLATQTVFGRGPADARIALVGEQPGDQEDLQGAPFVGPAGEVLDRALEEVGLPRERLYVTNAVKHFKFVQRGKRRIHQTPRLSEIAACRPWLEAELGVIKPEIVVGLGATAARALLGPDFRLMKEHGRFTATRWAPKTMATLHPSAVLRGEDEAAQAQLYRMLVEDLRLVAQAA
- a CDS encoding aldehyde ferredoxin oxidoreductase family protein; protein product: MASGITGKLLHVDLTTRQTRVEEIPETVMRKYLGGGALAAWLLLREMRPGVDPLGPDNVLVFTTSVINGLSLSGTNRYTAAAKSPLTGGYGESEAGGWWGPELRAAGWDGVVIRGRAEEPVYLWIKDGQVEFRDARPYWGKLSGEVQDGLELELGDKRIRVLQTGIAGERGVRFAAIVNQLKHFHGRGGLGAVMGAKNLKAVVVRGSKPPIATDKEKAKGQLVWFKEHYDRAKDRFHQLGSSSAVMALEASGILPTRNFRDGSFEHARAISGQTMRDTILVNRGTCYACAVACKREVEVKDLGVTPKYGGPEYETLAASGSLCGVSDLNALALVNQLYAQYVLDSISTGAVIAFAMECYEHGIITKEMTGGIELTWGNADAVVQIVHLIGKREGIGRLLGEGVKRAAAELGSGAQRFALHVKGQELPMHDPRGKKGLSLAYALSPTGADHMEAPHDPLYAGFHAQGHPMGVLGLIEPLDPLVLDAKKVRAFFETQKVWSSYNSVGMCDFVGTPLNGLELEPMVSYINAVTGWNMSLYELMKVGERNNTLARLFNDREGFTPDDDVLPQRMHEGIGNGPLQGQSIDRDEFLSARRTYYAMAGWDPETGRPTAAKLAELGLEDAVKS
- a CDS encoding aldo/keto reductase, giving the protein MQQRTLGKSRLEVSAIGLGLMSMSGVYGKGDDAESIAVIHHALDRDINFLDSSDMYGWGQNEELLGRAIRGRRDQVVLVTKFGQVKNPAGGGNLVNGRPEYVEQACDASLKRLGVEVIDVYFQHRVDRSVPIEDTVGGMARLIERGKVRYLGLCEAKPETIRRAHAVHPLAAVQSEYSLLYRTQAEETLATCRELGIGFVAYSPLGRGFLTGQIQNPSDLPEGDRRREHPRFQDTNFFHNLELVHRLEQIAKDKGCTPAQLVLAWLLAQGRDIVPIPGTKRKSRVDENLGALDVRLDARDVERISAAVPPGAASGTRYPEPQMKGIYL